The genomic interval TGGGAGGCAATCTGTACGCAGGGTTCGGATTTTTTCAGTTTGAAGGCGTTGTAATCCGAAAGAACCGACCACTTGATCCGCCCGCACTTTCCCTGCTCGTTGGTTACGCTTTCGGCCGCTTTTTCAAAGTTCTCTCTGTAAACGCTGATAATCTGTTTCAGAAAGGCAGGGCTGTGGCTGCGGCACTCGCCGGTCAGGATACAGCGATCCATCACCTGGTTATTCGCCTCACCGCCCTGAATCGTTCCCAGATTCGACGTGCCGGTTCGGCTGCCTTTCACAATTCTGCCGAAATATCCCTTCTCTGCAATACGAGCGATGGCCTTCGAAGCGATCAGTCCGGCAGAAATGCCCTTTTCGGGTTCGAGTCCGGCGTGGGTGGAAATGCCGGTAATTTCCGCCGTCCAGCGCACAGCGCTCATGGCGCCGATAACGATTTCATTTGGAAACTGTCCGTCCAGATTAAAACCCATTTCAGGTTCCCCGAGATCCGAGAAACGCACCATGCGTGAGCCGTGCAGGCCGTTTTCCTCGGCAATCGGAAAAAGAAAGGTGGTCGGCGGGTGGGGGAGGCGGTTTTTCAGCAGCG from Verrucomicrobia bacterium S94 carries:
- a CDS encoding M20/M25/M40 family metallo-hydrolase, whose amino-acid sequence is MIDKERAMEHLMDLLAVEGPTGQETEVVKAITEKLLAAGCRKAWIKTDDAHKRLGDGFETGNLIVKLPGTANAPRIMFSAHMDTVPLCKGSVPVVKGNRIVAKGNTGLGGDDRSGCAAIVTLCETLLKNRLPHPPTTFLFPIAEENGLHGSRMVRFSDLGEPEMGFNLDGQFPNEIVIGAMSAVRWTAEITGISTHAGLEPEKGISAGLIASKAIARIAEKGYFGRIVKGSRTGTSNLGTIQGGEANNQVMDRCILTGECRSHSPAFLKQIISVYRENFEKAAESVTNEQGKCGRIKWSVLSDYNAFKLKKSEPCVQIASQAVKQAGLEPQPLIMDAGLDANNFNEKGLPTVTLGTGSHKFHQVEEYVDIQEYLSVCNVLLQIAALSANRE